The Acanthochromis polyacanthus isolate Apoly-LR-REF ecotype Palm Island chromosome 2, KAUST_Apoly_ChrSc, whole genome shotgun sequence genome contains a region encoding:
- the gatm gene encoding glycine amidinotransferase, mitochondrial produces MLRVRCLRGGSRGAEAAHLIGAMLSRSLTGWVQRAFGSTSSAAAAQPQHAFVEEHVTEPVHQECPVCSYNEWDPLEEVIVGRAENAHVPPFTVEVKANTYEKYWPFYQKHGGRSFPADHLKKAVAEIEEMCNILSHEGVTVRRPEPIDWSLEYKTPDFTSSGMYAAMPRDILMVVGNEIIEAPMAWRARFFEYRAYRPLIKEYFKKGAKWTTAPKPTMADELYDQDYPIRTVEDRHKLAAEGKFVTTEHEPCFDAADFIRAGRDLFVQRSQVTNYMGIEWMRRHLAPDYKIHIVSFKDPNPMHIDATFNIIGPGLVLSNPDRPCHQIEMFKKAGWTIVKPPTPVIPDDHPLWMSSKWLSMNVLMLDEKRVMVDANEASIQKMFENLGIKTIKVSIRHANSLGGGFHCWTTDVRRRGTLQSYFH; encoded by the exons ATGCTGCGGGTCAGATGTCTGAGAGGAGGTAGCAGAGGGGCCGAGGCTGCCCATCTGATCGGAGCCATG CTCAGCCGGTCTCTCACCGGATGGGTGCAGAGGGCCTTTGGGAGCACTTCAAgtgcagcagctgcacagcCACAGCATGCATTCGTGGAGGAACATGTTACTGAACCTGTTCACCAGGAATGCCCGGTCTGCAGCTACAATGAATGGGACCCCCTGGAGGAGGTGATCGTGGGTCGGGCCGAAAACGCCCACGTGCCTCCCTTCACCGTGGAAGTGAAG GCTAACACATACGAGAAGTACTGGCCCTTCTACCAGAAGCACGGGGGCCGGTCTTTTCCTGCGGACCACTTGAAAAAAGCAGTTGCTGAGATTGAAGAAATGTGCAATATTCTGAGCCATGAGGGCGTCACTGTGAGGAGGCCGGAGCCCATCGACTGGTCCCTGGAATACAAAACTCCGGACTTCACATCATCAG GAATGTACGCCGCCATGCCCAGAGACATCCTCATGGTCGTGGGAAATGAGATTATCGAGGCTCCTATGGCCTGGAGGGCTCGCTTCTTCGAGTACCGTGCCTATAGGCCTTTGATCAAGGAGTACTtcaaaaaaggtgcaaaatggaCCACTGCTCCTAAACCCACCATGGCCGATGAGCTGTATGATCAG GACTATCCCATCCGCACAGTGGAGGACAGACACAAGCTGGCTGCAGAGGGGAAGTTTGTGACCACGGAGCACGAGCCCTGCTTTGATGCTGCTGATTTTATCCGAGCTGGAAGGGACCTTTTTGTCCAGAGGAGTCAG GTTACAAATTATATGGGAATTGAGTGGATGCGGCGCCATCTGGCCCCAGACTACAAGATCCACATAGTCTCCTTCAAGGACCCCAACCCCATGCACATCGATGCCACTTTCAACATCATCGGGCCGGGACTGGTGCTGTCAAACCCTGATCGTCCGTGTCACCAG ATCGAAATGTTCAAGAAGGCTGGATGGACTATTGTGAAACCTCCGACACCTGTGATTCCTGATG ACCACCCACTGTGGATGTCCTCCAAATGGCTGTCCATGAACGTCCTCATGTTGGATGAGAAGCGAGTCATGGTCGATGCCAACGAAGCCtccattcagaaaatgtttgagaACCTCG GTATCAAGACCATAAAGGTGAGCATTCGCCATGCCAACTCCCTGGGTGGTGGCTTCCACTGCTGGACAACCGATGTCCGCCGCCGTGGTACCCTGCAGTCCTACTTCCACTAG